Within Cercospora beticola chromosome 6, complete sequence, the genomic segment CAAGGATTCTTCGGTGCCAGGTGTGGCCTCTTTCATATCCGCAGTAGCGGCGCGCGCAGCTTCACCGCCTCCTTCAGTATGCTTGAGGGCTGAGACGCATAAATCGTAGTGGTTGACAAGATTCTCCAGCAGGCCGGCCATCTCTGTGGCATGTTCCTCCATACCCTCGAAGATGGAGGATATGGAGGGCGGAGGGTTATCATAGATCGTGGGCTTCTCTGGTTTGAGAGTCGAAGCACCCCCTGCATTCTCTAGTAGCTTGTCCTTGATAGAATGTATCGAGGATTCGAAGCTAGACAGGTTGTCGTTGAGGTCACCACGGGCATCGTTGTACTGATCGATCAGACTACGGAGAGTAGACAAGAGGTTCTCATGTGTGTCCTCGTCGACAAAGTCGAAGAGTGTCTTGTTTTCATCTTCGTCCGACTTCTCTGCCGCATTCGTAACTGTGTCGTTAGTGCGCTGTCGGGAAAGGGAGTGTCGCTCTGCAACAATAGTCTTCCTCAGCTGACTCAAGGTCTTATCGAGCCTCGCATGCGCCTTGTCCAAGTCGGCGATAGTAACATCAAATTCATCTGAAATCTTGGTCCCATCATCAACGAGAGCCTCTCTGATGGCCTCCAACGTGCTGACTTGCTCATCGAGGCCTCGGCGTGCATAGGTGTTCTTCGCATTGAGAACAGCGATTTCTTCGATCAGCGCTCTGGAGTTAGTCACCACCTCGTTGGCACGGTAGACATGGCTGGTGGCGCTCAGAGATTTCTTCGCGTCCACGAAGTGCACGACCAGATCTTGCAGGCCAGGCAGATGATGCGTTACCGGCGAGCGCGGCggcgatggagatggcgaAGCGGATAGCTCGGCCGAAGATGAGTCGCTGCTCATGGCGATATCGCGGCGCTGCCGAACATGGCCGAGCGGGATCAGCTCCAGAACAGCAGTGCTGGCGGTAGGCTATCTCGACTATGAAGTGTTGGTGAGAGATTGGTCAGGTCAGGTGGCGTTCACACGTGGAAAGCGtagagcgagcgagcgagatgCAGGGATTGCCCGCCCGCCGCCAAGCACCCGACTTTGCTGCTCTGCACGACTGCTGAACCGCCTCAACACTGCCGGGTCGTTCCCAGTGAACGGTGCAAACGGCACAGAGTTCTCAGCGAGCCTTTATTACCTCAGGATCAGTGGACAAGGAAACCGGGACAACCGCGAGATTTTCGGGGGTGCAGGCCCGCGATTGGTGAAAGAAAGCTTGCTGGCAATTGCGACAGCCGGCTTAAGCATCACCTCATCGCGAGCACCTCACATCGCAAGCAAGCACCTCACTTCGCAAGCAGTTCACATCGCGACACTGTTTGCGCGTCGCCACCCCGGCCGCCCAGTAATCGCACAACGACACCGCCCATTCGGATTGCGTTCCCCATTGACAACGTGCGAGGATCACGCCGGCCCGCCTATCTGTTCCGCCACAGACGAGCACACGAGAGCGACTGTGCGCGCCAGGACCGGGACTGCATGGAGGCTCTCGTCCCCTGGGACGCCATCACTACCCAGCGCTGGCGTGCTTTATGTCGCCATGTCTGTGCTACATCATAATTCCGCAGGCCGGAGCCACACCgctaccaccgccgccgctcgTCCCTCCAtcgcccagcagcagcccacGCCTggggacgacgacgacaccaGCGCCAAAACAGAAAATCACGAACCCTTCTCGCTACCGTCACGCCATCACGAGCACGGACATGGTGAGCTCTACACCTCGCATCACGATCACGAGCACGAAAGCAGCCTGAAGAGAGACACCCTCCAACACCCGCCTCCACACACCAAGCACGCCGATATGAATCTTTCCTCCTTTCTCCATGAGCACATCCCGGGCTCCTACAATCCCACTggcgacaacagcagcgcccACGCCCACAAAGACCACCGCGACCACGACGCCGAAGAGCAAAGACCGAACACGAAGTTCTGCTACCGACACCGACCTGATCTGAAGTGCCGGCGGCAAGCAAATGAGACGTCAATGGAACAACTGCAGCATGAGCTATCGGGACTCCCGCAAATGGATCAGCAGGTCATCTCCCAAGTCTGGTCCTCCTTCTCTGCCGCCCCCGCCAAACACCGCAACCTCATGCTGCAAGGCATCCTCGCACAATGCTGTTTCCCGCAGCTCTCTTTCATCTCAGCCAACATCCGCGATCTGATCAAGATCGACTTCTTGTCTGCGCTTCCACCCGAGCTTGGCTTCAAGATTCTCTGCTATTTGGACACCACTTCGCTGTGCAAGGCCGCCCAGGTCAGTCAGCGATGGAGAAGCCTGGCAGATGATGATGTGGTATGGCACAAGATGTGCGAACAGCATATCGATAGAAAGTGCACCAAATGTGGTTGGGGATTGCCTTTGCTggagagaaagagattgcGGATTGAGAAGAGACAGATACAATTGCGCGCGACAGGCAGGGGGCTCAACCAATGGTCACCAGACATTACTCCGATTCCGGAAGATGCTGAGGCTTCGATGCCTCCACTTCAACCACTGGACGGAGAGGCAGGCAGCAGCCGCGGCACAAAGCGATCCATAGACGCCACTTCCGTGGGCTCGCCAGAACTCGCGAAGCGACATTGTTCCACATCATCCCAGGACAGTGGTGTCGTCGGTGTTGACGGGAATGACGCTTATTTTGCGCCACGAAAGAGGCCATGGAAGGATGTCTACAAGGCTCGTTTCAAGGTTGGGACAGCGTGGAAGTATGGCAGATGCTCCACGAAAGTATTCAAGGGCCACACCAACGGTGTCATGTGCCTGCAATTCAATGAAAACGTCTTGATCACAGGCTCATACGACACGACAGTAAAGGTCTGGGACATCAATACTGGAGAAGAAATTCGAACGTTGACCGGCCACACGAGCGGCATTCGGGCCCTGCAATTCAACGACCAGAAGCTCGTCACTGGCAGTCTGGACTCAACAGTAAAGCTCTGGAACTGGCGAACTGGTGAACTGTTGAGGTCATTCCACCCTCACAGCGATGGTGTCATCAGTGTGACTTTCACATCACGTTATATGGCATCTGGATCGCGAGATCGGACGATCCGCGTCTGGGACCACAAGAATGGCTCGACCTATACACTTCGAGGGCATTCAGATTGGGTGAACAGTGTCAAGATCGACGATGCCTCACGCACGCTGTTTTCTGCCTCGGACGATCTGACTGTTCGCCTGTGGGATCTGGATACGCGCGAGTGCATCCGTGAGTTCACTGGTCATGTTGGTCAAGTGCAACAAGTCGTACCCATGCCTCCTGAATTCAATTTGGACGACATCGTACTCACTCCCAACGacaaggacgacgatgaaacCAGCGTTAGCTCTGTAACGATCGCCCAGTCGCACCGAGAACACATCAATAGCAGCCCTAATGATTCCGATCCATTCTGGCCGAACGATGCTGACAGACCAGCGCCACCTCGCTACATGATTACTGGCGCTCTGGACTCTACGATCCGTCTCTGGGACACGCATTTCAGGAGCAAGCCCACACGGGAGCCTTCGCCACACCTCAATTCATCTGGATTCGACATCCTGCCAACAGACCCTCTGACCAACTCCCACTTGCCTCGCGCTCAAGCGTGCGTGCGCACTTTCTTTGGTCACGTCGAAGGCATATGGGCTCTTTCAGCGGACCATCTCAGGATGATCTCCGGAAGCGAGGACCGGATGATGAAAGTGTGGGACCCCCGAACGGGCAAGTGCGAAAGAACTTTCACGGGCCATCAAGGTCCGGTGACGTGCTCTTGGTTGAGCGACAGTCGTGTCGCTAGTGGAAGTGAGGACTGTGAAGTCCGAATGCTATGTTTTGGAGACGAACAATATAATACACATGATGGGCAGCCCTGAAACTGATGGGCTGCATGAATTTAGCGAAATTTTAGAGCTGGAAATTGGAGTTTGAAGCGATTGATGGAAACTTTAGCGTTGGTGTTTGGGTGTAGAAGAAAGCAAGTCGATTGATCGATTCATCAGCGAAAAATTCTGAAAAGAGAAGACGGGATGGATTCATTCTTAGTCTAGATGAGGTCATGGCGTTATATGGCAAATTTCAGTGGCGTCTTGTGCGATGGCCACTTAACATAATAAGAGAGTTCATCAGAATGAAGAAGATCTCTCTCCGACTCCACGTGAAGCTGGTTGTCCTTCGCTTGCTATATTTACTGACTGCCCTTCCCGAAACGGCAGGTGCGGCGACTGATTagttcttgctcttcgtcgGTCAGCTCCGACATGCGGTAGTTCTAGGCGCAGATTCTGGGGGGGACTTCAGGTCTCGGCGTGAACAACCGAGTGTGCGATACGAATCTATCTCCTGTCCCCTCCAAGTCGCGAAATCTCGTTGCTGATTGTCTTCGTACCTCCTCACTCCCATATCTAGACAAGCAACCATGGGCTCTATTCCCCACGACGAGGATGTCCTCCGCCCCAGTGCCGTTTCCGTTTCACTGCAAGAACTGAAGAATGGAAGTGTAGATCTGGAGACTTTGGAAAGGGCGTTTGGACCTGAGAGTCTGGGGATTATCGTTGTGAGGGACTTGCCGGAGGAGTTTGTGGGGTTGAGGAGGAAGGTGCTGAGTTATGCGAGTTATTTGGCGAATTTGCCTAGGGAGGAGTTGGGTGAGTTCTGgtatttcttttcttctgGATGATTCGTGGTGTTGCGGTTTATTGGGTAGAAGAGTGGTTCCTGAGCTGGGCGCTGTTAGTGATCTGACTGGGGCTATCCGCATTTCGCTTGCGGTAATGGACGTAATGAGTGGTTTGTGATCTGGATTGTTGGTTCCTTATTTCCTGAAGGATCACGAGGGAATCATGACATGTTGCGATTGCCATGCGCAATCTTCGTATGAAAGTCGTCAAGCTGACAACTTATAACAGAGAAAGTCGAAATCCCAGAAGCACGCTACAATGTCGGCTGGTCTTGCGGCAAAGAGAAACTCGACAATGGACAATTCGATACCTTCAAAGGCTCATATTATGTCCAACCGATCCATTCAGAAGACGGCAAACTAGAAGCCAAGGCGCGAGAACTTTTCCCGCACATTCCAGATATGACAAGTCCCAATGTCTGGCCGAGTGAGGAAGCGATGCCAGGCTTCGAGCAAATCTTCGAACAGCTATGTCGGTTAATCGTCGACGTTGCAGGGCTCGTTGCAAGAAGCTGTGGTCGCTATGGTGTGGCGAAACTTGATGGCTATCAAAATGGGACTCTGGAGAAGATTGTGAGAGGGAGTGTCAGTACCAAGGCAAGATTGTTACATTAttttcctccgcctccgaaAGCTGCTGGGGCCGAAGACAAGGGCGATGATGATTGGTGTGGAACGCATATGGATCTTGGTGCTTTGACTGGGTTGACTTCGAATATGTTCATCGACGAAACGACGAATTCTCCTGATGTGAAGCAAGCACAACGAGACAAGAATGGTCTCCTTGCAGATTTGTCGGAATTGGAGAAACATCCTGATCCGAAAGCTGGGCTGTGGATCAAAGACCGCGCGGGGCGGACAACGCAAGTGGATATCCCACGAGACTGTCTTGCTTTTCAGACTGGTGAGGCTTTGCAATTGATTACGAGAGGAAAGTTCAGAGCTGTGCCACACTTCGTGCGAGGACCTGCGAGCGTGATGGGTGATGATGGAAAGGAGAGGAAGATTGCACGTAATACTTTGGCTGTGTTCACGCAGCCGAATTTGTGGGAGATTGTGGACGAGAACGAGAAGTTGGACTTTGCTGGGCTGGCGAAGAGAGTTTTTGAGAAGACTTATTGAGCTTAAGCCATCCATAATGTATCGCAGCCAGACGCCCTGAAGTCAAGTCAAAATTGAAGCTGGAGGCCAGTTGCTGAGCAATCATATATCAGGTTTCTTCTTCGATACCACTACAATTTTGACCCGGTCCCTTGCGAGACTTGTCGGGCTTGATCAAGTGCGCGCTTCGCCTCGTCAACCATTTCCGTTACGATATCCTTCGCAGTCTGGTTCGGCTTGTTCACCGATCCCGCCACAATTCCGGCTGGTCGCATAGCCGCACCATCCTCAATCTCATCTGTCAACTTCCCAGCAGCGTGCAATCGGTCGAGCTCATATGGTAGCGGCACAATTCCTCTCGAAGTCAGATCCTTGATCTCAGCCTGTCGGTTCTTCTCCCAGTCTGTAAGGTAAGGATTCCTCAAAGCGCGCAAAGGTCTTCCAGACCAGACTTCCAATTTCACCCAGTCGTCGTACCCAGCAGCGATGACTTGATTCTTGAAGACTTCTGGTGCTTTGGATTCCACGCTTGGGATGAAACGTGTGCCGACCCATACGCCGCTTGCGCCGAGCATCATCGCTGCCGCCACACTTCTCCCGTCATTGATACCACCAGCTCCGACAAGAACGACCGGCTTCTTGGTCAGAGGTGAAGTGTACTTGGCGCAAATATCTGCACATGCTGGGATGAGAACCATGCTGGGGATGTCACCAGTATGACCTCCGGCTTCGCCTCCTTGAGCACAGATGAGGTCCACGCCAGCGGCACAGGCTTTGTGCACGTGCTTGGGATGTCCGACCATATTCATGACCAGAATTCCGGCTTTGTGTAGTTTCTCAATGACCCAAGGCTGGGGAACTCCTACTGCTGAGACGAAGAGAGTGGCGCCATGTTCGATCACGATGTCTAGCAGTTCCTCCAGATTGCCGCTTGTGTAGTCATACTGTTAAAGTCAGCTCAATGTGAATTTGAAGAATCACATTCTCGACTCATATAGCGATCACGAGCCTATCATATGACCGAGTACAACTCACGTTCGTCTTCCTGGCGCTGCCGCCAACTTGTGGGAGCAGTAAATCGACTCCAAATGGTGCACCTTCGCAACCTCTCGCCTTCAGCTCGTCCTTGAGCTCGGCGAGCATTTCTCTAAGCATCTTTGGCGTGTATCGTGCTCCGCCGACAGTTCCGAAGCCTCCGGCGGCAGTCACGGCGGCTGCCAGCTTGGGACCGGCGACTTGGTCCATTCCTGCCAGCATGATAGGATGCTGGACTTTGAGTAAAGTCGTCAGCGCAGTTGTTAGGGGCGCCATGATGAAGATTGAGGAATGGTGAAACCACGCCGGATGTTACTGGTCACCAGAGTGTTTCGTGGCGGAGTCCTTGGTGGGAATTAAGCCCTTATGTTGATGAGTGCAGAAGTGAGGAGTATCCTTATGTTATTATCTGGGACCTTCGAAGACTCGGCAATGTGGCGGCGACAATGAACTAGGTTGTTCTTCGTGAATAGAGGTCACGAAGTGACCTATCAGGATGCCGTTCCCATGCTACCATAACCGTGTGAGCTAACTAGTCAGCTGAAAGCCGAGGCGTGAGGCTTACAGCCCTGGAGCTCGGCACGCTGTTCTGACCTGGAGACTTAAGCAAATATTGATGTAGATCGTTTCTTCGCTGACTCGGCCTTTGCGATGCAATCAGCTTACGCTGTGCTGCGGTCAAGGCACCTAGGCACCTGCTGTCTTTTCGGCGCCAAGAACATTGAGATATGCATTCGAATGGAACTGGGGAACAGGAGAACCTGAATCGCAAGCAACAGGCAGCATGGCAGTTCACTTGCTCATCAATTTGAACCATTTACTTTTCTTCGTGCATCTCAGAGGCGGCCATCGCACCTGTGTCGTCggccttgctgttgctcatCTTCCGAGCTCTGGTGACACGCATATCCTTCGTCTTGCGTTGATCAGAGGCAGAGGCGAGGTTGAATGCGGAAGGCAGAAGAGTGCCTTCAATTTGTCTCGTCAAATCCCGCCCGCCGTTTGGGTCGTGCACCTTGCCGATGTCCGAAGTGCTCTTCCCTGGCGACGACCTCCATGCTTTTCTCCAACCACTGGACTCACTTACATCCGCTGTTCACAATACCAGCCTGCCATTCGCGCTGTCTTTGTGGGCCCCACCAGTCAAGACGATGGCAACATTGGCAAGGACATCGCATTGCACCGATCTCGGCTCCTGCTCCACCGCAGCAGATGCCGAAGGGCAGGCTTGCGGGCAATGGCGGGCAGCGTAGGCGATCGCTCATATGCTCAGTTCGATGCTGCAACTGCCTCGTAGCTACATTTTCTATTACTCTGTAGGTCGTCAAGATGGCTGACTCGAACGCTGATGGCATTCCCACCTTTACGATCATCCAGGCAGACGGACTGTATCCGgtcagcagcaacagacaCCATGGCTGCACGACTTCGCAGCATGCTCACCGACCTTGTAGGATGATTCAGTCGAACAGCAGATATTCGCTCCACGTCCTGGACAGAATTACAAACTCGACTTCGTCTCTACAGGGTTATGGCCAACCGGTACGCCGCAGTCGAAGCCGTGGTCTGCCATCCCAGAAGAGCTTCGCAACAGGATAGACGGCATCATGGTGTTGAAGATTGGCTTCACAGAGTCAGACGTAGAGCTGTTTCCAAAGCTGAAAGTGTCAGTGGCCACATCTCAGCCCCCGCGAGTGACAGGTGCTAAGTTCTGGCAGTATCGTGCGAATGGGCGTGGGTTACGATCGCCTTGATCGTTCAGCCCTGGCAAAGAAAGGTGTGATAGTTTGCAACGTGCCAGACTATGGAACAGCAGAAATCGCCGACCATGCCATTGGGCTCATGCTATCCTTGCGGCGTGGCATCTTGCTACACAACGAACGACAACGAGCGACCCCTCCCGATCCGTGGATGCCCATCGAAACACCTTTAGTCGCACGATTGCAAAAGTCGACCTTCGGCGTGTTTGGTCTTGGGAGAATTGGAACAGCAGCGGCGCTGAGAGCGAAGGCATTCGGCTTCAAAGTGCTCTTCTACGATCCGTACGTGCCCAACGGTGTGGACAAGAGCTTGGACATTGAGCGAACCAAGGATATCAAAGAGCTTTTCAGGAGAAGCAATGTCTTGAGCTTGCATAGCCCTTGCACGCGAGAGACGCGGAACATGATCGGGTACGACTTGCTCTCGCTGTTGCCGAAAGGTGCAGTGCTGGTGAACACGTCTCGCGGAGAGGTGCTCAACCTGGACGGCGTCGAACAATGTCTTCGAGAGAACATCATCTCTGGTGCTGCACTAGATGTCGTTCCTATCGAACCCATACCCGAGGACAATGTTCATTCCCTGATCAAGGCGTATCGCAACAAAGAGCCCTGGCTGGAGGGCAGAATGGTACTGACATGTCATACGGCGTTCTACAGCCCGGAAAGCTTCGTCGATATTCGAGTCAAGAGCTGTGAAACACTAAGAGATGTGCTGATAGATGGTGGTAAGAGCAATATCATCACGCCCGAGATGGAATGAGCGAGATTTTCTGCTCCCTGCATCAGTATTGGACGCGATGGACTGTTCTCCAGTCGCACTCAACAGACGTGTTATAGTTTCCGAGTACCGTCCTTCAATGGCCACATAGCAAGCACGATGTTCGCACCTCTGGTGCATTGACGTACGGATTACTGCAGCAAATCGAGCGCGGGTCAGTGCAGACAGATACAGTAAAGATTCTTGACAAGTCAAATGCTCCTCAAATCGAAGACGGTAGCTGCAGGCACAGTGCCTCTCACTCCACTTCCCACGTTATGCGCCTAGAGCAGACGGCAACGGGCTTATCCGGCCTAGTGTGCATACGAATGCAAATAATTTGAGCACGGGTCTTGCATACGCTATGTACGTCACTACTCGCGAGGAGCGTGGAAAGCATTGACTTCACGCGTCTTCACATTGGACCCAATTCTTCTTTTTCCATTCCATCCCAACAGTGTCGAATCAACACCTATTCTTAAACTCAACATCCATCACTTCATCCACCAAAATGGCAGCCGCAGCTTTGGACCTCACGCGCAACTTTGTACGCAATTTCTACTAGCCTTGCGAACACAACAAACGTCTAATTGCAATGTGGATAGTCCTTCTATACAGTCCCAGCAGCATGGGTTGTGGCCATCGCGCCTCACTTCTACGCCGCAGGTCTTGGAAAGTTTGACAACAAGAGCCCGAGAACCTATACCAAGGAGACCGCGAACGATCAGAGCATCGATAAAGGTGCCGAATGATTCAAGTTTACTGAAAGTCTCGTGAACTGCGGACTAACGTGATAACAGCAACCAAAGAGAAGATCGTCCGCGCTGAAGGAGCCCAGCAGAATGGCTTCGAGAACCTCGGActcttcgctgctgctgtcgttgcaGGCAATATCGTCAGATTGGACAATTGGACCTTGAACGTTTTGTCTGGTGGCTATTTGCTCAGTCGAGTGGCGTACAACCTTATCTACATCAACAATACTACGGATGCGATGGGTGAGTCTGGGCCTTCAGGATTGGCTTTTGACTCAACGCTGACCGAGGAACAGCCAACGCCCGCAGTGTGGCATACTTGACTGGGTTGGGAATCATCTTCACCTTGTTCATCAAGGCCGGAAATGTGCTTCGTGGCCAGTTGTAGGATGCTCTACCGAAGAGCATGTCGAAGATCTGTTTTGAAGAATCTATAAGCTTCACACGCAAATCATACATTTAATAATGCTTACAATTCTTCGTGTTGCCAGTTCGGTTTCGCGCTCACTGAATCATCTTCTTGCAGCAACTTTTCAACAACATTCATGATCACTTGCATTTGTGCTCCACCTCTCCAGTCTGCATCCTCGCCTGACCACCCTATCCAATCGAAACAGGCAATGGCCCCACCAGGATATTCCGTCCCATTTGGAAACCAGATCGGCCGCTTCGTATCGTCATGGCCTGCTTGAGGAAATACGACGATCATGTCGTTTGTATCAGCCCATTCCAGATAACCTGCATCACGAACCCAGGTCTCTCCAATATCGAGAAACGACATCGTGCACCCATGAAGAGCAACGTGAAGTTTACACGAAGTTGCCACTCCGTGACGAAACTGTCCATCTCCAGCACAACTGGCTGGCACATAGATATAGCCCGACTCCGCCAAACCAATAGCACCCAAAGCGCCAGTCTGCTCATACTTCTCCAGCACACCTGACAACTTACCCCTCGCTTTTCTCGGCTGCAACGCAAAGGTCTCATTCTCATACAACCACTTCAACATCTCTCCAGCACCATCATATCCGCAATCAGCGATGAAAGGATGAACCGACTCATTACAAGGTACACCAACTTTCCCCTCTAGAGAAACCTCAAAATCCGTAGGAAAAACATGCGCCGCCCCTCCCATTTCGACATACTTCAACCTACTCTCCGGCAACCCAAACTCCTCCAACTGCCTGACCAACTGCCCTGTTACACCCACCCCGACCGTTTCATCTAAGAATCCAGTTTGAACGTAAACCCTACTTCGACTTGAAGACAAATTCTCGATGTTGTCGATTTTGCCTTCTGCGCTCCATCGTTTGATATTGGATAGCGAGGCTTCGATTGAAGGTGTTGCGTTGTGCATACAAGCGGTCCAGAAATCTTGAGTGCGGGCGCAGTCGTAGGGACCTCCGGCGAAGACGCCGAAACGTGCGGAGAAGTTACTTGAGTAGGCGATGGCGAGTTGGGCGGCCATGAAGCCTCCGGCGCTGAAACCGGAGACTGTGAGGGAGGTTGGGTCGATGTTGTACATTTTGGATGACTTTCTCAAGTTTTGGTCGGGAGTCTGTTTGGGTGAGTAGTCATTCAGTGAGTTAATGCTGTTCGAGAATTATTTGTTGGAGGGGAAAGGGAAAGAGGAACTGAGGAAGGAGCTTTATGCATGTTGTGTCAACGTGCAGGTTCTTGGCGCTTGTTGTGATACATTAGCAAGCGCGCTCCTGCAAGACGTCTACAAGTCTACATATTAGTCCATGTCTTCGACTTCAACCACcctgtcctgctgctgctgctgctgctgttgctgtcccGGCATCTTATGCGTCCGCTCAATCTCCTCGAtggtcttcttgccctcgtcGGTGGTTGCATCGATCACTCCTTCCTCTAAGCTCAACATGCCGCCGTTGCCCAGCAGCTCTACCACCTCCTCGGCTTCTTCCACGCTCATCTTGCCCAATACTTCATTGACTTTGTCCAGACTTCCTGTTTCTAGCGCTCGCTGTAAGCCTGGTGGAAAACTTTCAAAGATCGTCCTCGCGGCTTTCTCATCCTCCGTTTGACATTGATCCATCGGGGGCGGCGTGACGATGTTGATTGTGGTATTTGGATCAACAGCATGAAGTTGAATCTGCTCCTTGTCACCA encodes:
- a CDS encoding uncharacterized protein (BUSCO:EOG09260KIY), whose amino-acid sequence is MSVLHHNSAGRSHTATTAAARPSIAQQQPTPGDDDDTSAKTENHEPFSLPSRHHEHGHGELYTSHHDHEHESSLKRDTLQHPPPHTKHADMNLSSFLHEHIPGSYNPTGDNSSAHAHKDHRDHDAEEQRPNTKFCYRHRPDLKCRRQANETSMEQLQHELSGLPQMDQQVISQVWSSFSAAPAKHRNLMLQGILAQCCFPQLSFISANIRDLIKIDFLSALPPELGFKILCYLDTTSLCKAAQVSQRWRSLADDDVVWHKMCEQHIDRKCTKCGWGLPLLERKRLRIEKRQIQLRATGRGLNQWSPDITPIPEDAEASMPPLQPLDGEAGSSRGTKRSIDATSVGSPELAKRHCSTSSQDSGVVGVDGNDAYFAPRKRPWKDVYKARFKVGTAWKYGRCSTKVFKGHTNGVMCLQFNENVLITGSYDTTVKVWDINTGEEIRTLTGHTSGIRALQFNDQKLVTGSLDSTVKLWNWRTGELLRSFHPHSDGVISVTFTSRYMASGSRDRTIRVWDHKNGSTYTLRGHSDWVNSVKIDDASRTLFSASDDLTVRLWDLDTRECIREFTGHVGQVQQVVPMPPEFNLDDIVLTPNDKDDDETSVSSVTIAQSHREHINSSPNDSDPFWPNDADRPAPPRYMITGALDSTIRLWDTHFRSKPTREPSPHLNSSGFDILPTDPLTNSHLPRAQACVRTFFGHVEGIWALSADHLRMISGSEDRMMKVWDPRTGKCERTFTGHQGPVTCSWLSDSRVASGSEDCEVRMLCFGDEQYNTHDGQP